Proteins encoded together in one Campylobacter concisus window:
- the hemL gene encoding glutamate-1-semialdehyde 2,1-aminomutase produces the protein MTNKEAFSEAKKYIPGGVNSPVRAFGSVGGEPVMIDHAKGAYLYDVEGKKYLDFIQSWGPLIFGHCDKDIEEAIISAVKQGVSYGAPSPKETALAKLICDEFKQIDKIRFVSSGTEATMSAIRVARGYSKKDGLIKFEGCYHGHSDALLIKAGSGATTYGNASSSGVPQDVVKNTFLAIYNDIESVKAIFENNKDKIGVVIIEPIAGNMGLVPADKKFLRELRELCDKFGAVLILDEVMSGFRASRLGSYPFHEVNADLVTFGKVIGGGMNVAAFGGKAEIMDCLSPDGAVYQAGTLSGNPVAMSAGIAAISKINSDVNLYARLEKLALKLMEGFKEAAKSAGITIQTEVRGSMFGYFFTEHAVKNYDDALKSDTKLFAKFHQAMLRRGIYLAPSQFETGFICDAMSEADIDLAVNAAKEAFLEIKA, from the coding sequence ATGACAAATAAAGAGGCATTTAGTGAAGCTAAAAAATATATCCCAGGCGGCGTAAATTCACCTGTTCGTGCATTTGGCAGTGTTGGAGGCGAGCCTGTGATGATAGATCACGCAAAGGGCGCTTATCTATACGACGTCGAGGGTAAAAAATACCTTGACTTCATCCAAAGCTGGGGCCCGCTCATCTTTGGTCACTGCGACAAAGACATAGAAGAAGCGATCATCTCTGCTGTAAAACAAGGCGTATCTTACGGCGCTCCCTCACCAAAAGAGACCGCTTTAGCAAAGCTAATATGTGATGAGTTTAAACAAATAGATAAAATTCGCTTCGTTAGCTCTGGCACGGAGGCTACCATGAGCGCGATCAGAGTGGCTAGAGGTTACTCTAAAAAAGACGGCCTTATCAAATTTGAAGGCTGCTACCACGGACACAGTGACGCACTTCTTATCAAAGCAGGAAGTGGCGCAACGACATACGGCAACGCTTCAAGCAGCGGTGTGCCACAAGACGTTGTGAAAAATACATTTTTAGCTATCTACAACGATATAGAGAGCGTAAAAGCTATTTTTGAGAACAATAAAGACAAAATAGGCGTCGTCATAATCGAGCCAATCGCAGGAAATATGGGACTTGTGCCAGCTGATAAGAAATTTTTACGTGAGCTTAGAGAGCTTTGCGATAAATTTGGCGCTGTGCTCATCCTTGATGAGGTTATGAGCGGCTTTAGGGCTTCTCGCCTCGGCTCATATCCATTTCACGAAGTGAATGCTGACCTTGTCACATTTGGCAAGGTTATAGGTGGAGGCATGAACGTCGCTGCATTTGGCGGTAAGGCTGAAATTATGGACTGCCTAAGCCCAGATGGTGCTGTCTATCAAGCAGGCACGCTAAGTGGCAACCCAGTGGCGATGAGCGCTGGTATAGCGGCTATTTCAAAGATAAATAGCGATGTAAATTTATACGCTAGACTTGAAAAACTTGCCCTAAAACTAATGGAGGGCTTCAAAGAGGCTGCAAAAAGCGCTGGCATCACCATCCAAACTGAGGTTCGTGGCTCGATGTTTGGCTACTTTTTTACAGAGCATGCAGTAAAAAACTACGATGATGCGCTAAAGAGCGATACAAAACTCTTTGCTAAATTTCATCAAGCAATGCTTAGACGCGGAATTTATCTTGCACCTAGCCAGTTTGAGACGGGATTTATCTGCGACGCGATGAGTGAAGCTGATATCGATCTAGCGGTAAATGCAGCTAAAGAGGCATTTTTGGAGATAAAAGCTTAA
- the rpiB gene encoding ribose 5-phosphate isomerase B: MKIDKVFLASDHAGFELKNELKEAIKGLGYEVVDLGTNDKNSVDYPDYAHLLASKLEPNCYGVLVCGTGIGISIAANRHENVRCALCHDEFTARLAREHNDANVIAFGARVIGAGVAISAVEAFLKTEFAGGRHERRVKKIELEAGK; encoded by the coding sequence ATGAAGATAGACAAAGTTTTCTTAGCTAGCGATCACGCTGGTTTTGAGCTAAAAAACGAGCTTAAAGAGGCTATTAAAGGGCTTGGATACGAAGTGGTTGATCTTGGTACAAACGATAAAAATAGCGTTGATTACCCTGATTATGCGCATTTGCTAGCGAGCAAGCTTGAGCCTAACTGCTACGGCGTGCTAGTTTGTGGCACTGGCATAGGCATATCAATAGCTGCAAATAGGCACGAAAACGTAAGGTGCGCCCTTTGTCACGACGAATTTACCGCTAGACTTGCCAGAGAGCACAACGACGCAAACGTGATCGCTTTTGGCGCAAGGGTTATTGGCGCAGGCGTGGCTATCTCGGCGGTTGAAGCCTTTTTAAAGACTGAGTTTGCAGGCGGCAGACACGAAAGAAGAGTCAAAAAAATAGAGCTTGAGGCAGGCAAATGA
- a CDS encoding DUF4139 domain-containing protein gives MKKALFLVASTLAFANENLIEIYTDQTIITQKFSDANSSFSAFVPEGVQSENITINGDCDANAYLKKISEENSPSYIKWKQGVANLNNKLEALNARGRFIEQALVEENKSNDVTKRADEFYKFSLENIEKISAAKSELEALKENEPKSEMAGFLQLDMKFACDLKEVTLSYMDDEAPKTLNEIYADTKNKNILIKQEILLTNPFASEVKNLKLAIYPTRYQKALAPSKFYPWYEESEAEADGYGASKNMLRAAKVAAEVADMRVQRDENEFAKIWKIDGINLAKGESKYITYDTQKMDANFSVFVDFYGSLKAYNVASFKLNDDLTPAKTQFYVNGVSVGSPSEFEMKAKDEPTQLFLGQNELIELKKERLNKFKKSSFLGKDRISEEGYKISVKNNSSKSVDVTLVDRVPVSADEAVKVEIKGFDKKDISKDGKVELKFSLAPKEEFKKEYSYKITKPKI, from the coding sequence ATGAAAAAAGCGCTCTTTTTAGTGGCTTCTACGTTAGCCTTTGCAAATGAAAATCTAATAGAGATCTACACAGATCAAACCATCATCACTCAAAAATTTAGTGACGCAAATAGCTCTTTTAGCGCCTTTGTGCCAGAAGGTGTGCAGAGTGAGAACATCACTATAAATGGGGATTGTGATGCGAATGCTTATCTAAAAAAGATCAGCGAAGAAAATAGCCCAAGTTACATAAAATGGAAGCAAGGAGTTGCAAATTTAAACAACAAACTTGAGGCGTTAAATGCAAGAGGTAGGTTTATAGAGCAGGCTTTAGTAGAAGAAAACAAAAGTAACGATGTGACAAAAAGAGCTGATGAGTTTTATAAATTTAGCCTAGAAAATATCGAGAAAATTTCAGCTGCTAAAAGTGAGCTTGAAGCGCTTAAAGAAAATGAGCCAAAGAGCGAGATGGCTGGATTTTTGCAGCTTGATATGAAATTTGCTTGCGACCTAAAAGAGGTGACGCTTTCATACATGGATGATGAGGCGCCAAAGACGCTAAATGAAATTTATGCAGATACAAAAAACAAAAATATCTTAATAAAACAAGAAATTTTGCTCACTAATCCTTTTGCCAGCGAAGTTAAAAATTTAAAGCTCGCTATCTATCCGACCAGATATCAAAAGGCGCTTGCTCCAAGCAAGTTTTACCCTTGGTACGAGGAGAGCGAGGCAGAGGCTGATGGTTACGGTGCTTCAAAAAATATGCTAAGAGCTGCGAAAGTCGCTGCTGAGGTCGCTGATATGCGTGTGCAAAGAGATGAGAATGAGTTTGCTAAAATTTGGAAGATAGATGGGATAAATTTAGCAAAGGGCGAGAGCAAATATATAACTTACGACACGCAAAAAATGGACGCAAATTTTAGCGTTTTTGTTGATTTTTACGGCTCGCTAAAGGCATATAACGTAGCTAGCTTTAAGCTAAATGATGATCTAACACCAGCTAAAACGCAGTTTTACGTTAATGGCGTGAGTGTTGGCAGTCCAAGCGAGTTTGAGATGAAAGCTAAAGATGAGCCCACTCAGCTATTTTTGGGGCAAAACGAGCTAATCGAGCTTAAAAAAGAGCGCTTAAATAAATTTAAAAAGAGCTCGTTTCTTGGTAAGGATCGCATAAGCGAAGAGGGCTATAAGATAAGTGTCAAAAATAACTCAAGTAAAAGTGTCGATGTCACTTTGGTTGATCGCGTGCCAGTATCTGCCGACGAGGCGGTAAAGGTCGAGATAAAGGGCTTTGATAAAAAAGATATCAGCAAAGATGGCAAGGTGGAGCTTAAATTTAGCCTTGCACCAAAAGAGGAATTTAAAAAAGAGTACTCTTATAAGATCACAAAGCCAAAAATTTAG
- a CDS encoding site-2 protease family protein, giving the protein MDFTNFDPIKVITIVLSLIIAIVGHEIAHGYVAYKFGDNTAKNLGRLSINPIKHIDLVGTIIVPLVLYLSTGMMFGWAKPVPVNTYTVVRNGGYKAAIYVSLAGICYNVILGILSLFVLKALLNIETFEILLQFLFTLALLNLMLAIFNLYPIPPLDGFHALEYALRNFGFHALAEKFESISRYGFVILIIILVSPLKDTIFYPTRYVLDIASAFING; this is encoded by the coding sequence ATGGACTTCACTAATTTTGACCCTATCAAAGTCATCACTATCGTCCTCTCTTTAATAATCGCCATCGTCGGTCACGAGATCGCTCACGGATATGTCGCTTATAAATTTGGTGACAACACAGCAAAAAATCTTGGCAGACTTAGCATAAACCCTATAAAACACATCGATCTTGTTGGCACTATCATCGTGCCACTGGTGCTTTATCTAAGCACTGGTATGATGTTTGGCTGGGCAAAACCAGTGCCTGTAAATACATACACAGTCGTGCGAAATGGCGGCTACAAAGCAGCTATCTACGTAAGTCTAGCTGGCATTTGCTACAACGTCATCTTAGGCATCTTATCGCTTTTTGTGCTAAAGGCTTTATTAAATATAGAAACCTTTGAAATTTTACTTCAGTTTTTATTTACGCTTGCGCTTTTAAATTTGATGTTAGCTATCTTTAACCTCTATCCGATCCCGCCACTTGATGGCTTTCACGCGCTCGAGTATGCGCTTAGAAATTTTGGCTTTCACGCACTGGCTGAAAAGTTTGAGAGCATCTCAAGATACGGCTTTGTCATCCTTATCATCATCCTCGTCTCGCCTTTAAAAGATACTATCTTTTATCCGACAAGATACGTTTTAGATATCGCGAGCGCCTTTATAAACGGCTAA
- a CDS encoding leucyl aminopeptidase, translated as MQFQIVDKKLKDIKADIELIFVVDKELKHKFIGDKEAIKFNNYKGDSVLILSEAKRAYVPLSKLDLDELRVAAAKAYNALKSLNIKSIKLASYVAECQKLSFEALAEGFLLGSYEFNKYKEKKEKYTLKEIIFSTEEFSGKKVDLKAANEGFKEAAIIAEATNFTKDIVNEIPEIYTPQKMAQDALNLAKNTTSIKCEVYDEKFLAKENMNAFLAVNRASVHKPRLIHLTYKPKKSKKRIIFVGKGLTYDSGGLSLKPADYMLTMKSDKSGAAAALGIIKGAAELNLPFEIHAILGATENMIGGNAYKPDDVLISRSGVSIEVRNTDAEGRLVLADCLSYAQDFKPDILIDMATLTGACVVGLGEYTTGIMGNSESLKSEFKNKIKDSGELATTLDFNPYLSELIKSQIADVSNCASSRYGGAITAGMFLAKFIKDEYKDKWLHLDIAGPAYREKAWGYNQAGASGAGVRMNLYFLQALSKEN; from the coding sequence ATGCAGTTTCAAATAGTTGATAAAAAATTAAAAGATATAAAAGCTGATATTGAACTAATTTTCGTAGTAGATAAGGAGTTAAAACATAAATTTATAGGCGATAAAGAGGCTATTAAATTTAATAATTACAAAGGCGATAGCGTCCTCATCCTAAGCGAGGCAAAAAGGGCTTACGTGCCACTTTCTAAGCTTGATCTTGACGAGCTTAGAGTTGCAGCCGCTAAAGCTTATAACGCGTTAAAATCGCTAAATATTAAGAGCATAAAGCTAGCTTCTTACGTAGCGGAGTGCCAAAAACTAAGCTTTGAAGCGCTAGCTGAGGGCTTTTTGCTTGGAAGTTATGAATTTAACAAATATAAAGAGAAAAAAGAGAAATACACCCTAAAAGAGATCATCTTTTCTACTGAAGAATTTTCTGGCAAAAAGGTCGATCTAAAGGCAGCAAACGAGGGCTTTAAAGAAGCAGCGATCATCGCTGAGGCTACAAATTTCACAAAAGATATCGTAAATGAAATCCCAGAAATTTACACACCGCAAAAGATGGCGCAGGACGCTTTAAATTTAGCCAAAAACACCACAAGCATAAAGTGCGAGGTCTATGACGAGAAATTTCTAGCTAAAGAGAATATGAACGCATTTTTGGCGGTAAATCGCGCAAGCGTGCATAAACCAAGACTCATCCACCTAACCTATAAGCCTAAAAAGTCTAAAAAACGCATCATCTTTGTTGGCAAAGGGCTAACATACGATAGTGGCGGACTTAGCTTGAAGCCGGCTGATTATATGCTCACTATGAAATCAGACAAAAGCGGCGCAGCAGCAGCTCTTGGCATCATAAAAGGTGCAGCAGAGCTAAATTTACCATTTGAAATTCACGCCATTTTGGGTGCCACTGAAAATATGATCGGTGGCAACGCTTATAAGCCTGATGACGTGCTTATTTCAAGAAGCGGCGTTAGCATAGAGGTTAGAAACACCGATGCAGAGGGACGTTTGGTCTTGGCTGATTGCCTAAGCTACGCACAGGACTTTAAGCCAGACATCCTAATCGACATGGCGACCTTAACTGGCGCTTGCGTCGTGGGACTTGGCGAATACACAACAGGCATCATGGGCAACAGCGAAAGCCTAAAAAGCGAGTTCAAAAACAAGATAAAAGATAGCGGCGAGCTAGCGACTACGCTTGATTTCAACCCTTATCTTAGCGAGCTTATCAAAAGCCAGATCGCAGACGTTAGCAACTGCGCCTCAAGCAGATATGGCGGCGCGATCACAGCTGGCATGTTTTTGGCTAAATTTATCAAAGATGAGTATAAAGACAAGTGGCTACACCTTGATATCGCAGGCCCAGCATACCGCGAAAAGGCTTGGGGATACAACCAAGCAGGTGCGAGCGGAGCTGGCGTGAGGATGAATTTATACTTTTTACAAGCACTTAGCAAGG
- a CDS encoding AtpZ/AtpI family protein: MAKFKIKDIVAGAEQLSLGVSIVVAILLGTGLGYLVKKATNFTPALWIGFAIGIAAAILNVYKAYKAQVKSLDELKDETRYKGYKKDDDDEDD, from the coding sequence ATGGCAAAATTTAAGATAAAAGATATCGTAGCAGGGGCTGAGCAGCTAAGCCTTGGCGTTTCAATCGTAGTTGCGATCTTGCTTGGCACTGGGCTAGGGTATCTTGTAAAAAAGGCTACAAATTTCACGCCAGCACTTTGGATAGGCTTTGCTATTGGTATCGCAGCTGCCATTTTAAACGTCTATAAGGCCTACAAAGCGCAGGTTAAAAGCCTAGATGAGCTAAAGGATGAGACAAGGTATAAAGGCTACAAAAAAGACGATGATGACGAGGACGATTAG
- the folD gene encoding bifunctional methylenetetrahydrofolate dehydrogenase/methenyltetrahydrofolate cyclohydrolase FolD: MKILDGKAVSLKVKESVKVRADELKKFGVEPTLAVVLVGEDKASQTYVRAKEKACNEYGIKSVAHRLSENTTQNELLALINVLNLDDSIHGILVQLPLPKHIDTNIVLAAIDPQKDVDGFHAVNVGKLVSGLDGFVPCTPLGVMEILKEYGIDVAGLNAVVIGRSNIVGKPMANLLLNASATVTVTHSKTKNLKEICKNADLIVAAIGKPFFLKADMVKDGVVVVDVGINRLDDGRLVGDVDFYEVAPKCSYITPVPGGVGPMTIAMLLNNTILAAQAKIAKN; this comes from the coding sequence ATGAAAATTTTAGACGGAAAAGCCGTATCTTTAAAGGTCAAAGAAAGCGTAAAAGTAAGAGCTGATGAGCTAAAGAAATTTGGTGTCGAGCCAACCTTAGCCGTCGTCTTAGTCGGCGAAGATAAGGCATCTCAAACATACGTTAGAGCCAAAGAGAAAGCCTGCAACGAATACGGCATAAAAAGCGTGGCTCACCGTCTAAGCGAAAATACAACCCAAAACGAGCTACTTGCACTTATAAACGTGCTAAATTTAGACGATAGCATCCATGGTATCTTGGTTCAGCTGCCACTACCAAAGCACATCGACACAAACATCGTGCTCGCAGCGATCGATCCACAAAAAGATGTAGATGGCTTTCACGCTGTAAATGTTGGCAAACTTGTTAGCGGACTTGATGGCTTTGTGCCTTGTACCCCGCTTGGCGTGATGGAGATTTTAAAAGAGTATGGCATAGATGTAGCTGGGCTAAATGCAGTGGTGATCGGAAGAAGCAACATCGTTGGCAAACCTATGGCAAATTTACTCCTAAATGCCTCTGCAACGGTTACGGTCACGCATAGCAAGACTAAAAATTTAAAAGAAATTTGCAAAAACGCTGACCTTATAGTCGCAGCCATTGGCAAACCATTTTTCTTAAAGGCCGACATGGTAAAAGATGGCGTAGTAGTCGTTGATGTAGGCATAAACAGACTAGATGATGGCAGGCTTGTGGGTGATGTGGATTTTTATGAGGTCGCACCAAAATGCTCATACATCACGCCTGTTCCTGGCGGCGTTGGTCCGATGACCATAGCCATGCTTTTAAACAACACCATCCTTGCTGCACAAGCAAAGATAGCTAAAAATTAA
- the lepB gene encoding signal peptidase I has protein sequence MKRAFTKFYDFCSSWTGTVIIVLLVIFFVAQAFVIPSGSMKNTLLVGDFLFAKKYVYGIPTPRIPWLEVKILPELNDNGHLITGDGPARGDIVVFRYPNDEKTHFVKRCFATSEDEIVFTEKALYLRPKEGDSFIKANCRENLNGKESKFGYSCKDVVELDGKLFIKEPYRFSGIHYDENVNLFEQMVFMLNTNKSNVFMKPALISSLPQNPNFNFNAFYVKVPKDEYFMIGDNRDHSNDSRFWGSVAYKDIVGQPWFIYFSWDNNYNVRWERIGRFVDTIENDEFFTKQALKEGEVDGLH, from the coding sequence ATGAAGAGAGCTTTTACTAAATTTTATGACTTTTGCTCGAGCTGGACAGGCACGGTTATCATCGTTTTGCTTGTCATTTTCTTTGTAGCTCAAGCCTTTGTGATCCCGTCTGGTTCGATGAAAAACACGCTTTTGGTTGGGGATTTTTTATTTGCCAAAAAGTATGTTTATGGCATACCAACGCCAAGAATTCCATGGCTTGAGGTAAAAATTTTACCTGAGCTAAATGACAATGGGCATCTCATAACTGGCGATGGTCCTGCAAGGGGCGATATAGTCGTATTTCGCTATCCAAATGATGAGAAAACTCACTTTGTAAAGCGCTGCTTTGCAACTAGCGAGGACGAGATCGTTTTTACTGAAAAAGCCCTCTATCTACGCCCAAAAGAGGGAGATAGCTTTATAAAGGCAAACTGCCGTGAAAATTTAAACGGCAAAGAGAGCAAATTTGGCTACTCATGCAAGGACGTTGTCGAGCTTGATGGCAAACTTTTCATAAAAGAGCCATATAGATTTAGCGGCATCCACTACGACGAAAATGTAAATTTATTTGAGCAGATGGTTTTCATGCTAAACACAAACAAATCAAACGTTTTTATGAAGCCAGCGCTCATTAGCTCACTACCGCAAAATCCAAATTTTAACTTTAACGCTTTTTACGTCAAAGTGCCAAAAGATGAGTACTTTATGATAGGCGACAACCGCGACCACTCAAACGATAGCCGTTTTTGGGGAAGCGTGGCTTATAAAGATATAGTTGGACAGCCTTGGTTTATATATTTTAGCTGGGACAATAACTACAATGTGCGCTGGGAGCGTATCGGACGCTTTGTAGATACGATAGAAAACGATGAGTTTTTCACAAAACAAGCTCTAAAAGAGGGAGAAGTTGATGGACTTCACTAA
- a CDS encoding DedA family protein, which yields MEEFFIELLKEYGYIILFVWCIMEGEMALIMAGILAHTTHMHIALAIFVAGLGGFVGDQIYFYLGRYNKKYIAKRLHTQRRKFAVAHIMLKKYGWPIIFLQRYMYGFRVIIPLCIGLTGYDAKKYAFINLISAWCWAAITTIPAWILGEHILVLLQKAKEHWYVAIPVVAIFMGLLIYAFKRIENKILNERRDRRHAVSNS from the coding sequence ATGGAAGAGTTTTTTATAGAACTGCTTAAAGAATACGGCTACATCATACTTTTTGTCTGGTGTATCATGGAGGGCGAGATGGCCTTAATAATGGCTGGAATTCTCGCTCACACCACGCACATGCATATCGCGCTTGCTATCTTTGTGGCTGGACTTGGAGGCTTTGTGGGAGATCAAATTTACTTCTACCTTGGCCGTTACAATAAAAAATACATCGCAAAAAGGCTTCACACGCAGCGGAGAAAATTTGCAGTGGCACATATAATGCTGAAAAAATACGGCTGGCCGATCATCTTTTTGCAACGCTATATGTATGGCTTTCGTGTCATCATACCGCTTTGCATAGGACTTACTGGTTATGACGCTAAAAAATACGCCTTTATAAATTTAATCAGCGCTTGGTGCTGGGCGGCGATCACTACCATACCTGCTTGGATACTTGGCGAGCATATATTAGTGCTGCTTCAAAAAGCAAAAGAGCACTGGTACGTCGCTATCCCAGTGGTTGCTATATTTATGGGGCTTTTGATCTATGCATTTAAGCGCATCGAAAATAAAATTTTAAACGAAAGGAGAGACAGAAGACATGCAGTTTCAAATAGTTGA
- the apt gene encoding adenine phosphoribosyltransferase: MKILDQKGKEFLLNSIRCINDFPKPGIVFRDITTLLNNKEAFNFLIDHLVARYEDAKIDYIAGIESRGFIFGAALAARLRLPFVPIRKPKKLPFITLSQKYSLEYGVDEVQIHIDAFGEKAGARVLLMDDLIATGGTAKASVELINQTNATCVEACFLIDLVDLKGSEKLKSLTKIYSVLEV, translated from the coding sequence ATGAAAATTTTAGATCAAAAAGGCAAAGAATTTTTACTAAACTCTATTCGCTGCATAAACGACTTTCCAAAGCCTGGCATAGTCTTTCGCGACATCACTACGCTACTAAATAACAAAGAGGCATTTAACTTTTTGATAGATCATTTGGTGGCTAGATATGAGGACGCAAAGATTGATTACATCGCTGGCATCGAGTCACGTGGCTTCATCTTTGGCGCGGCGCTTGCAGCAAGACTAAGGCTGCCTTTTGTGCCTATTCGCAAGCCAAAAAAACTACCTTTTATCACGCTTTCTCAAAAATATAGCCTAGAGTACGGCGTCGATGAAGTGCAAATTCATATCGATGCTTTTGGAGAAAAAGCGGGTGCAAGAGTGCTTTTGATGGATGATCTCATAGCCACTGGAGGCACTGCAAAGGCTTCAGTTGAGCTTATCAATCAAACTAACGCGACCTGCGTAGAAGCGTGCTTTCTCATAGATCTAGTCGATCTAAAAGGTAGCGAAAAGCTAAAGTCGCTTACTAAAATTTACAGCGTTTTAGAGGTTTAG
- a CDS encoding MFS transporter — protein MASSFRIIRSMGPLFLGMSLLFIGNGLVIASCSALLKQNGVGELAIGLINTGFFIGALISTITAHRVISTTGHIRAFAIFSSIFAVSAMLHAISENLIFWAILRAFLGYCYYALLMVIESWLNAKIPNKIRSRVIAFYECVFYTSFGLGILILALDLSAFEIFIISAAFIMLSSIPLNLIRINQPQIPQRQPINIPKIFGIVPLALVGALVAGLAINGFFSMASLFVLLQGYSAKEASFFMTIAMAGGFLAQTFIGGFSDKYGRRPALLLCSVVSLISAVLFLLNGSNLIVQYILSFFFGGGIFCTYGLSLARANDEITDKTKSVQVARALLFSYSFASLFSPLLMSYAMKIFGAFGFIYVYLVLYVGLILFALTQKTIPQHMRKEYNDRLVARTAGIATIQQNGNFADRENKK, from the coding sequence ATGGCAAGTAGCTTTAGGATCATTCGCTCGATGGGGCCGCTATTTTTGGGTATGAGTTTGCTTTTTATAGGCAATGGCCTAGTCATCGCATCTTGTAGCGCACTTCTTAAGCAAAATGGCGTAGGCGAGCTTGCGATTGGACTAATTAACACTGGATTTTTCATAGGAGCGTTAATTAGCACGATCACAGCGCACAGGGTCATCTCAACCACCGGCCACATCAGAGCTTTTGCTATCTTTTCATCTATATTTGCAGTCTCAGCCATGCTTCACGCCATAAGTGAAAATTTGATCTTTTGGGCGATTTTGCGAGCCTTTTTGGGATATTGCTACTACGCACTTTTGATGGTTATAGAAAGCTGGCTAAATGCTAAGATCCCAAACAAGATAAGATCGCGCGTCATCGCCTTTTACGAGTGCGTTTTCTACACGAGCTTTGGACTTGGAATTTTGATCTTAGCGCTTGATCTTAGCGCATTTGAAATTTTCATCATCAGCGCAGCCTTTATCATGCTCTCAAGCATACCTTTAAATTTAATCCGCATCAACCAGCCTCAAATCCCGCAGCGCCAACCCATAAACATCCCAAAAATTTTTGGTATCGTCCCGCTAGCACTCGTGGGAGCTCTTGTTGCAGGGCTTGCGATAAATGGCTTTTTTTCTATGGCGAGCCTCTTTGTCTTGCTTCAAGGATATAGCGCAAAAGAGGCGTCATTTTTTATGACTATAGCGATGGCTGGGGGCTTCTTGGCTCAAACATTTATCGGAGGCTTTTCAGATAAATATGGCAGACGCCCAGCGCTCTTGCTTTGTAGCGTTGTATCTTTAATCAGTGCGGTTTTATTTTTGCTAAATGGCTCAAATTTGATCGTTCAATACATACTCTCGTTTTTCTTTGGCGGCGGCATTTTTTGCACATACGGACTTTCGCTAGCTAGGGCAAATGACGAGATCACAGACAAGACAAAGAGCGTCCAAGTGGCACGCGCGCTGCTTTTTAGCTACTCTTTTGCATCGCTTTTCTCGCCGCTTCTTATGAGCTACGCGATGAAAATTTTTGGCGCATTTGGCTTTATCTATGTCTATTTGGTGCTTTATGTTGGGCTCATTTTATTTGCGCTAACGCAAAAGACCATACCGCAGCACATGAGAAAAGAGTACAACGACAGGCTCGTTGCAAGGACGGCTGGCATCGCGACTATTCAGCAAAATGGCAATTTTGCCGATAGAGAAAATAAAAAGTAG